The DNA sequence CCTGCGTAGTGGCGAAACCCACATGACCGATGCCGATAACCCTGAAAACTATTTCCGCATTCGTTATTTCTCGCAAGACCTCGCCATGAAGAACGTGGATGACCGCTTGGAACGCCGTAGCCGCAGTTACCGAAGCGACCGTGAAATGCCTATCGAGATGATGACCGAAGTGGTGGAAGATGCCGAAAAGCGCTATGTGGAATTCAGGGATCAGGCTCTCGAAAAGAGGTTGAATACGCTTGTGACATTGCGTGATGATGTCATGGGTGATTCCATTGTCCCGAAATCGGTCGAAAGCGGAACAAAGATTGATTCTATCCAGCGCAGGCGGTCCTTGCAGCGACTCCGTGTTCAAGAAATTGCGTCGCTCCGCTCGACCGAAAGACTGTATGGCCGCATGGAAACAGAACTCAAGCGCAAGGCGCAGTACACGGTCGAAATTCACAAGAAGTACAGTACCGGTTTTGCCTGCTTTATCTTTATTCTGATTGGAGCCCCTCTTGGAATCATGGCTCGTAAGGGCGGTATCGGTACGGGTATTCTTTATAGCCTTGCGTTCTTCGTGATTTATTGGATTTGCCTGATTGGTGGCGAAAACATGGCGGACAGGCTCTTGATTGATCCGGTGCTTGCCATGTGGGCGTCGAACATTATCATTGGAACCTTCGGCATATTCATTACGGTGGCCATGGTGCGCGACCGTTTCTCGGGCGATTCCAAGTTCTTTAGGGCGATTCGCGCTGTGGGCGGTTTCTTCAAGAAAATATTCGGATTCTTTACCAGGAGGATTGGATGAAATTCTCCCGGTACATGATGTGGAACTTCTTGAAGATGTTCCTGCTGGTGCTCTTGGGCGCAATCCTGATGTTTGCGGTCATTGACTTTGTGGGTAACATCAAGACTTGGCTTGCCCGCGACACCAAGGATGCAATCGATTACTATGTAAGCTACCTGCCTTACATGATTTACTTGATTTCGCCGGTGGCCCTGTTTATTGCGGTCCTTGCCTCGATCGGTAACATGACTCGCCACCTTGAAATGAGCGCCATGCAAAGCTCTGGCCAGGCTCCGTTCAAGACTTTGATTCCGATTTTTGTGTTCGGCGTGATAGTGTCTATTGCCTCTTATGAAATGAGCGAACTCTGGCTCCCTGACGCCAACCACAAGCGTCTAGAGACCATGGAAACGAACGCCCAGAAAAAGAAGAACCCGCGCATCAAGGAAAAGCGAGACTTTACTTTTATCGATAGCGAACACGCGAGCTGGTTCTTTAGGCATTATTCCGGCAAGGGCCGCTTTGGTCGCGACGTGGTTTTGCTCCTTCGCGAAGATGGCCGACTGGTAGAACGCTACGATGCCAAACTGGTCCGCTGGATTGAAGAGCCGCCCAAGGATTCGCTCGATTCTATAGCAAGGCTTTCTAGCATTGACCCGCCGCCGGGCTGCTGGCAGTTTGAACGCGGGCACCGCCGAGAATTCCATAAAGACGGTACGGTGAACGTGTTCCCGATTCATCGTGAAAAAGTCTGTGACAAGATTACGACTCATCCGGGCGACTTGATTAACGAACGCCAGACCGCCGACGAAATGGATTCCAAGATGGTCATGGCTAGAATCAATGTGCTGCGCCGTTCGGGTGAAGACACGCGCGCCATGGAAACCGCACTCCAGTTTAAACGTTCTGCCCATTGGATGAATTTGATTGTACTACTCATCGGTGCAGCTCTTTGCCACCGCTATAGTCGTTCTGGGGGCCTTTCCCAGAAGTTCGGGGTTGGCCTCTTGATAGTTTTTAGCTATTATATTCTTGAAAGAATTGGCTTAAAGATGGGAGAAAATGGTGCGCTTTCGCCTTTTTGGGCGGCATGGATTAGCCACTTTGTATATGGCGGCGTCTCGGTCGTAATGCTGTACCGTTCCTTCCGTTTATAGTGGGATAGATATGTCTGTTGCAGAAATTTTATTCGTGGTCGCTGGCCTTTTGCTTGGCCTTGCATTCCAGGGGGGAATGTTCCTGTTCCTGATTCCCTTCGCCGTCGTTGCGTTTGTGCTTGCCTGCATGAACCGCCCGCGCCTTGCCGGCCCGAATGCCCAGCAGCCTGCAACGGCTCCCATTCCGACGATTTTCAAGAATCGTTCGACGACGAATACCCCGGTGATTACCCCGACTTTGCAGAACGAATTTTCCAATGCGCCTAGGGGTATGGCTAATGAACCCGAAGCCGCTCTTAAGGTAAGCCAGGTCTGGGCTCGTGCCAATGCTGACATTAATCGTTCCATGACGGACATGCTGCTTGCACTCAAGATTGTGGTTCCGCATGTGAATTCTGTCATCGTGTTTACGCAGATGGAAAACCAGAAGGAATGGGGTATCCGCAATTTCGCAAACGACAAGGAAATTTCGGTGAACCTTCGCACGCGCATTACCGAAACGTCTGGCCTTTTGGGCCAGCTGTTCCGCAGCAACGTGAACCGCCTTTTGGAAGGCGACCTTCCGGGTGCCAAGAGCGTGATGTACTATGTGGACAATCCGGCAATCAAGTCGGTGGTGGCCGTGCCAATGATTGACCATGCCTCTGGACTCCGCGTGGGA is a window from the uncultured Fibrobacter sp. genome containing:
- a CDS encoding LptF/LptG family permease; translation: MILVRYVLKELIGPFLAALFGITFLFVVDFLVKILDNVLSKGLPASTVLEIFALNLAWMLSLSIPMAVLVASLMAFGRLSGDQEITACKAAGISPLSLMRPVLLVSMLISVLMVVFNNWVLPEANHRSVELMNAVSRKKPHVFIDAGRLITQFPDVQLWVNRIDPVSGTLYGIQIFEMEKKGAPRIVYADSATMEYEDNGATLMLRLRSGETHMTDADNPENYFRIRYFSQDLAMKNVDDRLERRSRSYRSDREMPIEMMTEVVEDAEKRYVEFRDQALEKRLNTLVTLRDDVMGDSIVPKSVESGTKIDSIQRRRSLQRLRVQEIASLRSTERLYGRMETELKRKAQYTVEIHKKYSTGFACFIFILIGAPLGIMARKGGIGTGILYSLAFFVIYWICLIGGENMADRLLIDPVLAMWASNIIIGTFGIFITVAMVRDRFSGDSKFFRAIRAVGGFFKKIFGFFTRRIG
- a CDS encoding LptF/LptG family permease, giving the protein MKFSRYMMWNFLKMFLLVLLGAILMFAVIDFVGNIKTWLARDTKDAIDYYVSYLPYMIYLISPVALFIAVLASIGNMTRHLEMSAMQSSGQAPFKTLIPIFVFGVIVSIASYEMSELWLPDANHKRLETMETNAQKKKNPRIKEKRDFTFIDSEHASWFFRHYSGKGRFGRDVVLLLREDGRLVERYDAKLVRWIEEPPKDSLDSIARLSSIDPPPGCWQFERGHRREFHKDGTVNVFPIHREKVCDKITTHPGDLINERQTADEMDSKMVMARINVLRRSGEDTRAMETALQFKRSAHWMNLIVLLIGAALCHRYSRSGGLSQKFGVGLLIVFSYYILERIGLKMGENGALSPFWAAWISHFVYGGVSVVMLYRSFRL